One genomic window of ANME-2 cluster archaeon includes the following:
- a CDS encoding DUF116 domain-containing protein translates to MLISYELLGKLFVFLVIAVILVTGIALLFGAYSIRKHKIIFPNYILFMLYLFYSPAKWICRIFSIKEEIVDEILIEVKNAVMLDKFKKTKVRRAVILPQCMRHPECRARCDPIVGYECTKCGKCDIKRIVEAADKYNFKVFIVPGDSFVRKIMKSYDPGACLGVACYVELTESMQAVSKFVPVQGICLIRDGCYDTRVDVAEVIHKMEICDDV, encoded by the coding sequence ATGCTAATCTCCTATGAGCTACTAGGCAAACTATTCGTATTTCTGGTAATCGCAGTTATACTTGTGACAGGAATAGCGTTATTATTTGGTGCCTATAGTATCAGGAAACACAAGATCATATTCCCGAATTACATCTTATTTATGCTCTATCTATTTTACTCGCCTGCAAAATGGATATGCAGGATTTTTTCCATTAAAGAAGAAATTGTAGATGAGATATTGATCGAAGTCAAGAATGCAGTTATGCTTGATAAGTTTAAAAAGACAAAGGTAAGACGTGCTGTCATCCTGCCACAGTGTATGAGGCATCCTGAATGCAGGGCGCGATGTGACCCTATAGTGGGGTATGAGTGCACAAAATGTGGCAAGTGTGATATTAAACGCATAGTAGAAGCAGCAGATAAGTATAATTTCAAAGTGTTTATTGTGCCGGGCGACAGTTTTGTCAGGAAGATCATGAAGTCCTATGACCCGGGCGCATGTCTTGGAGTAGCATGTTATGTTGAACTGACCGAGTCAATGCAGGCAGTATCAAAGTTTGTACCTGTTCAAGGCATTTGCCTGATAAGGGATGGATGTTATGATACAAGAGTAGATGTGGCGGAAGTGATTCATAAGATGGAGATATGTGACGATGTATGA
- the tpiA gene encoding triose-phosphate isomerase, producing the protein MNEPIIVLNFKTYTEGTGKNAVTIAQACRDVSDETGAYIAVAPQLPDIHRVASSVDIPVFSQHLDGVGSGSFTGHIMAEAVNEAGATGTLINHSERRLKLADIDASITAARRTGLTTIVCTNNIATTSAASALGPDYVAVEPPELIGSGIPVSKADPEVVSGSVKAVKKINPDVKVLCGAGISKGEDMKAALELGSVGVLLASGVVKSSDPKKALFDLVSGI; encoded by the coding sequence ATGAATGAGCCGATAATTGTACTCAATTTCAAGACATATACCGAAGGAACGGGGAAAAATGCCGTTACTATTGCACAGGCATGCAGGGATGTATCAGACGAGACTGGCGCATATATCGCAGTAGCTCCCCAGCTCCCTGATATCCACAGGGTTGCATCAAGTGTGGACATACCCGTATTCTCCCAGCACCTTGATGGTGTGGGGTCGGGCAGTTTCACCGGGCACATCATGGCCGAAGCTGTGAACGAAGCAGGTGCTACCGGCACGCTCATTAACCATTCGGAAAGGCGCCTGAAACTGGCTGATATAGATGCATCCATAACGGCTGCTCGCAGAACAGGTCTTACCACCATTGTATGTACTAATAATATTGCCACCACCAGTGCAGCATCGGCATTAGGTCCGGATTATGTGGCAGTTGAACCTCCCGAACTCATAGGTTCGGGAATCCCTGTTTCCAAGGCCGACCCTGAAGTTGTATCAGGTTCGGTGAAAGCTGTAAAAAAAATCAATCCGGATGTAAAGGTACTCTGCGGTGCCGGTATCAGTAAGGGCGAGGACATGAAAGCCGCCCTGGAACTGGGCAGCGTGGGCGTGCTGCTGGCCTCAGGTGTGGTAAAATCCAGTGATCCTAAAAAGGCCCTGTTTGACCTGGTTAGCGGGATCTGA
- a CDS encoding ATP phosphoribosyltransferase, which yields MINIVIPKGSLEEQTLLLFKQADLPIKKTDREYNPKINDPRISKVKVLRPQEIPKYIEQGYFDIGITGLDWVKESQSDVVEVADLPYSKQGAGNVKIVIAVPQTDDSIKSASDIKPNSRVSTEYPNMTKAFFEKMGVPVEIFYSYGATEAKVPELVDVVVDLTETGSTLRKNGLKIVDIIAESSTKLIANKKSWDDPEKRKDIEEIRTLLLAVIEARGKVLIVLNVHKDNLDTVIEALPAMKNPTVSQLYKSDYYALETVVNKGDINILIPKLKALGAEDILELNISKIVH from the coding sequence ATGATCAATATAGTTATACCAAAAGGCAGTCTGGAAGAGCAAACATTACTGCTGTTCAAACAGGCAGACCTTCCTATAAAAAAAACAGACAGGGAATACAACCCAAAAATAAATGACCCGAGGATAAGTAAAGTTAAGGTGCTGCGCCCACAGGAAATCCCAAAATATATAGAACAGGGATATTTTGATATCGGGATAACAGGACTGGACTGGGTAAAAGAATCCCAAAGCGATGTTGTGGAGGTTGCAGACCTTCCTTATAGTAAACAAGGGGCAGGCAATGTCAAGATCGTGATCGCCGTACCCCAGACAGATGATTCTATCAAGAGTGCCAGTGATATCAAACCCAACAGCAGGGTATCCACCGAATATCCCAACATGACCAAAGCTTTTTTTGAGAAAATGGGCGTTCCGGTTGAGATATTCTATTCTTATGGTGCCACAGAGGCAAAGGTTCCGGAGCTTGTGGATGTGGTGGTGGACCTGACCGAGACCGGTTCTACCTTAAGGAAGAACGGCCTGAAGATAGTGGATATAATAGCCGAATCCTCAACCAAGCTGATCGCTAACAAGAAGAGCTGGGATGATCCTGAAAAACGAAAGGATATAGAAGAGATCAGGACACTGCTACTGGCAGTAATTGAGGCCAGGGGAAAAGTGCTCATTGTCCTTAATGTGCACAAGGACAATCTGGATACCGTGATCGAAGCACTTCCTGCCATGAAGAACCCAACCGTGAGCCAGCTCTACAAATCCGATTACTATGCACTGGAGACCGTGGTAAATAAGGGTGATATCAATATATTGATACCAAAGCTCAAGGCATTAGGGGCAGAGGATATTCTTGAACTTAATATCTCAAAGATAGTCCACTAA
- a CDS encoding DUF22 domain-containing protein, with protein MPENINIVSKEAGKIHSRIVQATPYEFTIATRAKWEMVIADEDITIGAGRFEKIKVKKINIQKDTLAIPCAFNHHALASVLKLGGKGGASAPVEQDRVVESAYIMGVESGDIRRGDLLAVINIFPIMFTRDATNPIEML; from the coding sequence ATGCCAGAAAATATCAATATAGTTTCAAAAGAAGCAGGTAAGATCCATTCAAGGATTGTCCAGGCAACGCCATATGAATTTACAATAGCCACGAGAGCTAAATGGGAGATGGTGATTGCCGATGAAGATATAACAATAGGTGCAGGCAGGTTTGAAAAGATCAAGGTCAAAAAGATCAATATCCAGAAAGATACACTGGCAATACCCTGTGCCTTCAATCACCATGCACTTGCATCTGTATTGAAATTAGGCGGCAAAGGTGGTGCATCGGCTCCTGTAGAACAGGACCGTGTTGTAGAATCAGCTTACATTATGGGTGTTGAGTCAGGTGATATCAGGCGTGGTGATCTGCTTGCTGTCATCAACATATTCCCGATAATGTTCACAAGGGATGCCACAAACCCAATTGAGATGCTTTAG
- a CDS encoding bifunctional precorrin-2 dehydrogenase/sirohydrochlorin ferrochelatase translates to MNDNILRAPHLLNDNSPRLLPLLIDMNDRKVVIFGGGQVGERKAALFSRYAPTTVISRSFTPAIRELGRQGVCLINTGGELSDDEIALYVRDAFLVIPTTSDLDLNRKIRDIAHNNGCLVNSVDGVEDLVVPSIIERGDIILAISTGGASPALSRYMRQKIEQVIGPQFEDMARLLGEIRPVLKKEVGSQADRSRILWAILEDKDVWKALAESYELAFDIALKHITNEVN, encoded by the coding sequence TTGAATGATAACATACTCCGAGCCCCACACCTGTTGAATGATAACTCGCCCAGACTCCTACCCCTGTTAATAGATATGAATGACAGGAAAGTGGTGATATTCGGTGGCGGGCAGGTAGGTGAAAGAAAAGCCGCCCTGTTTTCCAGGTATGCACCCACCACTGTTATAAGCCGCAGTTTCACTCCTGCTATCCGGGAACTGGGACGACAGGGTGTCTGCCTGATCAATACCGGTGGAGAACTATCTGATGATGAGATCGCTCTGTATGTAAGGGATGCGTTTTTAGTAATACCCACAACAAGCGACCTGGATCTTAACAGGAAAATACGGGATATCGCTCACAATAACGGGTGCCTGGTAAATTCGGTTGACGGAGTGGAAGACCTTGTGGTGCCGTCCATTATCGAAAGGGGTGATATTATCCTTGCCATCTCCACCGGTGGTGCCAGTCCTGCCCTTTCCAGATATATGCGGCAAAAGATAGAACAGGTTATTGGGCCACAGTTCGAGGATATGGCCAGGCTTTTGGGAGAGATCAGGCCGGTATTGAAAAAAGAGGTAGGGTCCCAGGCGGACCGTTCCAGGATATTATGGGCCATACTGGAAGACAAGGATGTGTGGAAGGCACTGGCAGAGTCTTATGAACTGGCTTTTGATATTGCCTTAAAACATATAACTAATGAAGTTAATTAG
- a CDS encoding DUF116 domain-containing protein: MYDLIGIALIAVVFVSISLVILALFVSRVSLNRNVWLAGFFANILDFFYLPIKAIFQKYSDTQKLERWMVSLKNMAHMSGFKKTKHRLLLAPHCMRSLDCPAASTMYGIECISCGKCIFSKIKTDAKRYNYTLFIVAGSSYVRHIIKKESADGALLLACNYELNKVMRSLKRKNITTYGVPLLNDGCYATEVDYSKMIEVMEYFSK, from the coding sequence ATGTATGATCTAATAGGGATTGCACTGATCGCAGTTGTGTTTGTGTCCATTTCCCTGGTCATTTTAGCTTTATTTGTGAGCCGTGTCAGTCTTAATAGGAATGTCTGGCTTGCTGGTTTTTTTGCAAACATACTTGATTTTTTCTATCTGCCGATAAAAGCTATCTTCCAGAAATATTCTGATACCCAAAAATTGGAACGATGGATGGTTTCTCTGAAGAACATGGCGCACATGTCCGGTTTTAAAAAGACTAAACACCGTTTACTGCTTGCCCCACATTGCATGCGATCACTTGATTGTCCGGCGGCATCAACAATGTATGGTATTGAGTGTATCTCGTGCGGAAAGTGCATATTCTCTAAGATAAAGACAGATGCAAAAAGGTATAACTATACCCTATTTATCGTTGCAGGTTCTTCGTATGTAAGACATATCATCAAAAAGGAATCGGCTGATGGTGCACTTCTTTTAGCATGCAATTATGAACTTAACAAGGTCATGCGCTCTTTAAAGCGTAAGAACATTACGACGTATGGTGTTCCACTATTAAACGACGGTTGCTACGCTACAGAGGTAGATTACAGTAAAATGATAGAAGTGATGGAATATTTTAGTAAGTGA
- a CDS encoding geranylgeranyl reductase family protein: MYDLIIIGGGPCGSAAGRIAGKKGLKTLLIEKEIFPRYKPCGGALSEHAMSYLDFEIPESMIERDIFGARAHFKGQVVEQHKDSRIAVLITRSILDNYLLEKAGETGIEIKMGEKVLEYQEKNDCVEVFTDNDTYKAKFIIIAEGSQGKLKYQIRRKDRNDEYAIGVVAEIEADNESIDKYIHNVIDLHFGRFKHGYGWIFPHDKYYSVGIAGLAKHLPHPKKTMLDFLNENNFNNKYKLHGHIIPAGGIKRKITSSRVILSGDSAGFVDSFIGEGIAYAIRSGQIAVEVISKIILDDDDLKTIKNYEIICRSEFINNLNYSLIFVKLINSCPSIFLKILVSNEAIEKYLEVTTMEISYKSYIKWLIPRIPMFLLRS; this comes from the coding sequence ATGTACGATCTGATAATTATAGGTGGAGGTCCTTGTGGGTCTGCCGCTGGTAGAATCGCAGGAAAAAAAGGTTTGAAGACCCTGTTAATTGAAAAAGAAATATTTCCAAGATATAAACCATGTGGGGGAGCTCTTTCCGAACATGCAATGTCATATCTTGATTTTGAGATTCCCGAGTCTATGATTGAAAGAGATATATTTGGTGCAAGGGCCCACTTCAAAGGTCAGGTTGTTGAACAGCATAAGGATAGTAGAATAGCAGTTCTAATAACCAGAAGTATTTTAGACAATTATCTGCTTGAAAAAGCCGGAGAAACCGGAATTGAAATTAAAATGGGAGAAAAGGTCCTTGAGTATCAGGAAAAAAATGATTGTGTAGAGGTTTTTACTGATAATGATACATATAAAGCAAAATTTATCATTATAGCAGAGGGTTCACAAGGTAAATTAAAATATCAAATTCGAAGAAAAGATCGAAATGATGAATATGCAATAGGTGTTGTTGCAGAAATTGAAGCCGATAATGAATCAATAGATAAATATATACATAATGTTATTGACCTTCACTTTGGACGGTTTAAACATGGTTACGGGTGGATATTTCCACATGATAAATATTATTCTGTCGGAATAGCTGGATTAGCAAAACACTTACCTCACCCGAAAAAGACAATGTTAGATTTCTTAAATGAAAATAATTTTAATAATAAGTATAAATTACATGGCCACATAATTCCAGCAGGAGGAATAAAACGAAAAATAACAAGTTCAAGAGTTATTTTAAGTGGGGATTCTGCTGGTTTTGTTGATTCTTTTATTGGAGAAGGTATTGCTTATGCAATAAGATCTGGCCAGATTGCAGTAGAAGTTATTTCTAAAATAATATTAGATGATGATGATTTAAAAACAATAAAAAATTATGAAATAATTTGTAGATCAGAATTTATTAACAACTTAAACTATTCATTAATATTTGTAAAATTAATAAATAGTTGCCCTTCAATATTCTTAAAAATATTAGTTAGCAATGAAGCAATTGAAAAATATCTTGAAGTTACAACAATGGAAATATCATATAAAAGTTACATTAAATGGTTAATTCCAAGAATACCAATGTTTCTTTTACGATCATAG
- a CDS encoding cytidine deaminase: MDKRPTVDEYFMEIAAVVAKRSTCLRNHVGAVIVRDKRILSTGYNGAPRNLEHCLDIGCMREQQNIASGTRHEICRAVHAEQNAIIQSALHGVSIEDATLYCTHQPCILCAKMIINSKVKRVVFANNYPDTEALRFFESAGVEVRSLQSEPK, translated from the coding sequence ATGGATAAAAGACCCACAGTTGATGAGTATTTTATGGAGATAGCTGCAGTGGTTGCCAAGCGCTCCACATGCCTGAGAAACCATGTAGGAGCCGTAATAGTACGGGATAAGCGCATACTTTCAACAGGATATAACGGTGCGCCAAGAAACCTTGAACACTGTCTTGATATCGGGTGCATGCGTGAGCAGCAGAATATTGCTTCCGGTACCAGGCATGAAATATGCAGGGCCGTACATGCCGAACAGAACGCCATCATCCAGTCAGCACTACACGGTGTAAGTATTGAAGATGCCACCCTCTACTGTACTCACCAGCCATGTATACTATGCGCAAAGATGATAATCAATTCAAAGGTAAAGAGGGTCGTATTCGCTAATAATTATCCTGACACTGAAGCACTCAGGTTCTTTGAAAGTGCAGGCGTGGAAGTAAGAAGTTTACAGTCAGAACCAAAATGA
- a CDS encoding Lrp/AsnC family transcriptional regulator, with translation MDDIDAKLLKIAQDGILLVPEPFNEVAAQLGISVDDVIHRIDNMQHEGVIRRFGASIGHRVIGITANAMCTWNVPDDRVEDVGAIMAGFTEVTHCYQRPRRQGWPYNLFTMVHAYTQEECKKIARQISHATSIDDYNILFSEKEFKKTGVRL, from the coding sequence ATGGACGATATTGATGCAAAATTATTGAAGATCGCACAAGACGGCATTTTGCTTGTTCCAGAGCCGTTCAATGAAGTCGCCGCACAACTGGGCATTTCTGTGGATGATGTGATACACAGGATAGATAACATGCAGCATGAAGGTGTTATCAGGCGCTTTGGCGCATCCATTGGGCACAGGGTGATAGGTATTACTGCAAACGCCATGTGTACCTGGAATGTACCCGATGATCGTGTAGAGGATGTAGGTGCCATTATGGCAGGATTTACAGAGGTTACCCACTGTTACCAGAGGCCCAGAAGACAGGGCTGGCCGTATAACCTGTTCACAATGGTACATGCGTATACGCAGGAAGAGTGCAAAAAAATAGCCAGGCAGATATCCCATGCCACAAGTATTGATGATTATAATATATTGTTCAGTGAAAAAGAATTCAAGAAAACCGGTGTAAGGCTTTGA